CTCGATGCTTCAGTCGACTATGCAAAAGAACGAAAACAATTCGGCAAACCAATCGCCGACAACCAAGGCATCGGCTTCAAACTAGCAGACATGGCAACATCAATCGAAGCGTCCAGATTACTAACATATCAAGCGGCTTGGCTAGAATCGAACAACTTGCCGTATGGAAAAGAATCAGCAATGGCTAAACTAATGGCTGGAGATACGGCGATGAAAGTAACAACAGAAGCAGTCCAAGTATTCGGCGGATACGGCTACACAAAAGACTATCCAGTCGAACGCTTCATGCGCGACGCAAAAATCACGCAAATATACGAAGGCACACAAGAAATCCAACGCCTAGTAATCTCCCGCATGCTAACTAAATAAGACGGTACTGAAAAACGTTCTTTAATTATTATTGATAAAAGTAGTGCAAAGCCTGTTCACTTAAAAGTGAAAGTGAAGATTTTCTTTTACCGCTACTTTCTGATTTAGTGCGCAGTCGTGAGACTCCCGCGGAATCAGCGAGACAGCCGAGACCCTGGACTGAGCGCAGCGAAAGCCGTGACGAAGAACGGCTTTTGCGACCGAAAAGCGAAGCGTTTGGGAGCATAGATTTACAGGCTGTATAATTTTGCAAAGACCGCAAAATTATACAAACCGAACTCTTCGTTGTTCGCTTGGCTCGGCGCTCGCCCGCAGGAAAGCGAATGACGGAGCACTAAATCATTTATAGATATTAATTATATTAACGAAACCTTTTCAGCTGCCTTCAAACAATCGGGGGTTCATTATGGAAACAAAACGTCAAATAAAATCATCCGTCAAAGACGAAAGCCTTATCGAAATGAGACGCGAACAAATGATACAGGGCGCGGTCAAACTCTTTAAAGAAAAAGGGTTCCACCGTACAACAACACGTGAAATCGCAAAAGAAGCGGGTTTCAGCATCGGCACGCTCTATGAATACATCCGGACAAAAGAAGACGTACTATTCCTCGTCTGTGACAGCATCTACAACGAAGTAAACGACCGACTATACGTACTGGCAAAAGAAGAGGGAACTCTCAAAGGGCTCCGCTCAGCCATTCAACAATACTTCGAATTAATCGACGATATGTCAGACGAGTTCGTCGTCATGTACCAAGAATCCAAATCATTACCTAAAGACGCACTTCAATATGTTTTGAAAAAAGAAATGGAAATGGTCGCTTTATTTGAAAATATTTTACAGTCTTGCGTGGAGTTAGGGGAACTTCGCATTAACCAAGACGACATTCAAATGGCGGCGCACCACATCGTCGTTCAAGGACAAATGTGGGCATTTCGCAGATGGGCATTACAAAAAAGCTATACAATCGAGAAATTTATCGAAATTCAAACAGAACAAATCTTCAAGGGAATTGTGGGAACAGGGGAAATTCACGAAGAAGGAAAGGGTGTTTAACTATATGGCTACAATCGAAGTGTATAAACCGAAACACCATGTAAGAATGGTAACAGCATCGAGCCTATTTGACGGGCACGATGCATCGATCAATATCATGCGCAGAATTATACAAGCGAGCGGCGCGGAAGTCATTCATCTTGGGCATAATCGCTCAGTGGAAGAAGTCGTCAATGCCGCCATTCAAGAAAACGTTCAAGCAATCGCGATGTCCTCTTACCAAGGCGGACACGTTGAATACTTCAAATATATGCATGATTTGTTAGAGGAAAAAGGCGCACCGCATATCCGCATTTACGCGGGCGGGGGCGGCGTTATCATTCCGAAAGAAATCAAGGAACTGCATGAATACGGAATCGCATGGATTTTCTCGCCTGAAGACGGCCGGAAAATGGGTCTTCAAGGGATGATTAACCGGATGATGGAAGAATGCGATTTCGAAACAGCGAATGATTGCAAAATCGAGGACTTGGAAAGCGTCAACACAGAAAATCCAGAAGTGCTCGCAAAGCTCATTACGTATGCAGAAGAAACGTACGATAAAGACGATGAAACTGCAAAAGCATTCATGAAAAAAGCGAAAGAACTATCGAAGAACACGCCTGTTTTCGGAATTACGGGTACGGGCGGAGCCGGAAAAAGTTCATTGACAGACGAATTGATCCGTAGATTTTTGAATGAACTGCCAGATAAAAAAGTGGCCATTCTATCGATTGACCCGACGAAACAAAAAACGGGCGGCGCACTGCTCGGAGATAGGATTCGCATGAATTCCATTTTTAATAAACGCGTATTCATGCGCAGTTTGGCAACGAGAGGATCACGTTCCGAACTTTCAGGTGCGATGCAAGATGTTCTCGATATCGTCAAAGTCGCGGGGTACGACTTGATCATTATCGAAACAAGCGGTATTGGCCAAGGAGACGCCGATATTGCCGATATTTCGGATGCATCGATGTATGTCATGACCAGCGAATTCGGGGCACCGACACAACTCGAGAAAATCGACATGATTGACTATGCAGATTTAATCGCCATCAATAAGTTCGAACGCAAAGGTTCTGAAGACGCAATGCGTCAAGTCCAAAAACAATATCAACGCAGCCGGATGCTTTTCGATAAAGAGCTGGACAAAATGCCGGTTTACGGAACGATTGCCAGTCAGTTCAATGATAAAGGAACGAACTCTTTATTCGCAGCGATTGTCCGAGTTTTGAATGAAACCTACAATCTCGATTGGACAACGTCTTATGACGATCTTGCGAAAGCGCAAAAAGAAAATGTCATTATTCCAGTAGACCGCATGCACTATCTGCGGGAAATTTCGGATGCGGTTCGCAGTTACCACCGAAAATCTGGCGTGCAAGAAGAACTGACTCGAAAACTATTTCAATTAGAAGGCTCTATTAATCTTGTAAAAGAAAAATCGCCCGATGATGTTTTGGTTGATTCGCTTCAATCATTAGCTGACAGCGTTCGGGAAGCGTTAACGCCTGAATCGAAAAAGATTCTAGCAAACTGGGAAACTTTAAAAGAATCCTATGCGGGCGAAGAATTCGTTTCGAAAGTGCGCGATCGTGAAATTCGCACATTACTGCGCACAACGAGTCTTGCAGGGCTTAAAATTCCGAAAATCGCACTACCAAAATATAAGGATTACGGCGAAATTTTACGCTGGGTTTACCGCGAAAACGTACCGGGTTCTTTCCCATATACGGCTGGCGTATTTCCGTTTAAACGTGAAGGCGAAGATCCGAAACGTCAGTTCGCAGGTGAAGGGACGCCTGAACGCACAAACCGTCGCTTCCATTATTTGTCGAAAGGTGATGACGCGAAACGACTTTCGACGGCATTCGATTCCGTGACGCTTTACGGAGAAGACCCGGATGAGCGCCCGGATATTTACGGGAAAGTTGGCGAATCGGGCGTCAGCATTTGTACGCTAGAAGACATGAAAAAGTTATACGACGGCTTCGATTTATGCGCACCTTCGACATCTGTTTCGATGACAATAAACGGACCGGCACCGATTATACTTGCAATGTTCATGAATACAGCAATCGATCAGCAGGTTCGAATTAAGGAAGAAGAATTAGGTCGTCCACTGTCGATTGAAGAGTTTACGGAAGTAAAAGAAGGCACGATGCAAGTCGTTCGCGGAACTGTTCAAGCGGATATTTTAAAAGAAGATCAAGGGCAAAACACATGCATCTTTTCGACGGAATTCGCACTTCGTTTGATGGGTGATATTCAACAGTATTTCATCGATAAGAAAGTACGGAATTATTATTCAGTGTCGATTTCGGGCTACCATATCGCCGAAGCTGGCGCGAATCCAATTTCACAACTCGCATTCACACTGGCGAACGGCTTCACATATGTTGAGTATTACTTGAGCCGCGGCATGAACATCGATGATTTCGCACCGAATCTATCATTCTTCTTCTCGAATGGACTGGATCCGGAGTATACGGTTATTGGCCGCGTTGCGCGCAGAATTTGGGCAGTCGCCATGCGCGAAAAATACGGCGCGAATGACCGCAGTCAAAAGTTGAAATATCATGTGCAAACATCAGGTCGCAGCCTGCACGCGCAGGAAATTGATTTCAACGATATTCGTACGACGCTGCAGGCGCTAATGGCGTTGCAAGACAACTGTAACTCGCTTCATACGAATGCCTACGACGAAGCGATCACGACGCCGACCGAAGAATCGGTTCGCCGAGCGATGGCCATTCAAATGATCATCACAAAAGAACACGGCCTATCGAAAAATGAAAACCCGTTGCAAGGGGCGTTCATTATTGACGAATTAACAGACCTAGTCGAAGAAGCGGTTCTCACAGAATTCGATCGTCTCAATGACCGCGGCGGCGTGCTCGGTTCAATGGAAACGCAGTACCAACGCGGTAAAATTCAAGAAGAATCTATGTTCTATGAAATGAAAAAACATACAGGCGAACTTCCGATTATCGGCGTAAACACCTATTTAAATCCAAATCCGCCATCTGAAGAAGATATCGACAATATGGAAATCGCAAGAGCAACGAAAGATGAAAAGGAAACACAAATTATTAATCTACGCGCTTTCCAACAAAAACACGCGGGCGTTGCAGAAAAAGCATTACAACAATTGCAACAAGTAGCCGTTTCAGGCGGTAATATTTTCGCTGAATTAATGGAAACAGTCAAAGTTGCAAGTCTCGGTCAAATTACCAATGCGCTTTATGAAGTCGGCGGGCAATACCGCCGAAATATGTAATATAGTTTGGAAAAATAAATCCATAGAGAGGGTATATCTCTGTGGATTTTTTCCAATTACTGTGGGACAATAGATAGTAACCTAAATGAGTATATGTCGTGAGTAAACGGGAAGGAAGAGGTGCTGAAATGAAAGTGTATCAACACATAATAATCATTGTTGCACTCTTCATGTTTACCATATTCTTTTATAAAGATGGTTTTGGCGCCATTGCATTCTTACTAGCTACTTTTTATTTGACCTTGCTTTTTATTCGTGAAATTAAACGTTCCAAAAACGATAAGAAAGCGTAAGACGTTTGGCGTTTTCTTTACGGAAAAAAAAGCGTGTGGTATAATCATTTAGATAATGTTTACTTCAAGGGACTGGTAATCTGGTCCTTTTTTTAAAGCTTAAACTGGATTACAAGCTAAATAATTGTATATAATGATATTTAACGTGTGTAGAAAGGGTGTGCATTGCATGAATATCCGTGAAATGACGAAAGAACAGTTAGCGGAAGAATCGAGTATCGATATTGCGTATGCGGTATTGGCTGAAAAAGGCGAGAATCTAACATTAAGACAGTTAATGGATGAGGTTCGCAAACTAAATGGCGTTACAGTAAGAGCCATGGCTGAAAAACTACCTAGAATAAATACAGATATTAATATTGACGGACGCTTTCTATCAATAGACGACATTCGTTGGGGACTGCGCGAATGGTATCCGGTCGATCAATTAGAAGTGGAAACTGCGCCAGTCGTACGTACGCGTAGAAAAAGAAAAGCTGTTGTTGATGATGACGAAGATGATATCGAAGACGATGAAGAAATAGTGGACGAGGACGGATTCGATCTGATCGATGTCGATGAAGAAGACGATGACGACGATGTCGAAGACGAGGATGACCTTCTCGAAGCCGATGAAGAAGAAGTTGAAATCGATGTAGATGTAGACTTGCTTGAAGACGATGAAGACGAAATTCTCCCAGAGGATCTAATAATCGATGATGAAGAAGAAGAGGAAGAAGAAGAGGAATAATTCCGCTTGACTTCAGCGCAAAATCAAGATAAGATTCTACTGGGCTCCTGAAAAAGGACACATGACTCAGAGTATATGCGCTCCTACTGCGAAACGTTGCAGCAGGGCGCTTTTTTATTTTACTAGACTAAATTCGGAGGAATTGAACATGACAAAATACATTTTTGTAACAGGCGGAGTTGTTTCTTCTCTTGGAAAAGGAATCACGGCAGCATCACTCGGTCGCTTGCTGAAAAATCACGGACTGCAAGTAACAATTCAAAAATTCGATCCATATATTAACGTCGACCCGGGAACAATGAGCCCGTACCAACACGGAGAAGTTTTTGTCACGGAAGACGGCGCAGAAACAGACCTTGACCTTGGCCATTACGAACGCTTTATCGATATCAATTTAAACAAATACTCCAACGTCACAATGGGGAAAGTGTATTCTTCCGTACTGAAAAAAGAACGCCGCGGCGATTACAACGGTGCAACAGTTCAAGTAATTCCCCATATTACAAATGAAATAAAAGACCGTATTCTCGCATCAGGTAAAAACACGAATGCAGACGTCGTCATTACAGAAGTTGGCGGAAGTGTCGGGGATATCGAGTCCCTTCCGATTCTAGAAGCCATCCGTCAAATGAAAACGGACTTCAACAAAAATGACATCATGTACATTCACTGCACGCTGATTCCATACATGAAAGCGGCAGGCGAAATGAAAACGAAACCGACGCAACATAGCGTAAAAGAACTGCGCAGTCTCGGAATTCAACCAGACGTCATCGTCGTTCGTTCTGAACAAACAGTGCCACAAGAAATGAAAGATAAAATTGCGCTTTTCTGTAGCGTACGTCCAGAAGAAGTCATTGAAGCAGTCGACGCGGACATCCTTTATAGAATGCCGCTCATGCTGAAAGAACAAAAAATGGACGACATCGTCATCGATCATCTCCAACTAAAAGCTGGAGAGGCGGACATGTCAGACCTGCACGCACTCGTTGACTTAGTAAGTTCAGTTTCGAAAAAAGTGCAAGTCGCCCTTGTCGGAAAATATGTCGAGCTTCCAGACGCTTATATTTCAGCGGTCGAAGCACTTTCACATGCAGGGTACCAATTCGGTACAGAAGTCGAAGTGAAGTGGGTTGATTCGGAACAAGTGACTTCGGAAAACGTTGCCGAACTATTAGGCGAAGTGGACGGAATCATAGTCCCTGGCGGATTTGGCGATCGTGGAATTGATGGGAAAATCGAAGCCATCACGTACGCTAGAGAAAACAACGTGCCATTTTTCGGAATCGCACTCGGCATGCAACTGGCAGCCGTTGAATATGCGCGAAATGTGGTCGGCTTAAAAGATGCACATTCAACAGAGTTTAATCCGGAAACAAGCAACGCAATTGTACGAAAAGACACTGACCAAAATGGCACAATGCGTCTCGGCGTCTACCCAATTAAAATAGAAAAAGGCACAAAAGCTAACGCGGCATACGAAGAAGAGTTGATTTACGAACGTCACCGCAACCGCTACGAATTCAACAACGAATACCGCGAACAGCTTGAAGAAGCAGGCTTGATTTTCTCCGGAAACAGCCCGAATGGCCAATTTGTCGAAACCATTGAGCTAGGAGATCACCCATTCTTCGTCGCATGCCAATTCCACCCAGAATTCGCATCACGCCCAACACGCCCGCAACCACTAATCAGCGCGTTTGTTGAAGCAACGTTATCGCATCAATCGGGTAAATAAAAAATAAGCTACACGAAAATGGGGAAGATTCCATTTTCAGTGTAGCTTTTTTTATTTGCGAATTAATTTTGGCGTGAAACGACCAAAGTGGGCGTCCAAACGACCAATGTCGGCGATGAAACGACTAAAGTGGGTTTCAAACGACCAAAGTCGCCCACGAAGCGACTAAAGCCCGCCCTCAAACGACCAAAGTCGCCCACGAAGCGACTAAATCCCACCATCTCTCAAACAGCCCACCCAACCCTAATCCTCCAAAACCATCTCATCATAAGAAATCTTCACAGCTTCATAAATAAACAACCCAGCCAACGCCTGC
This genomic window from Sporosarcina sp. Marseille-Q4063 contains:
- a CDS encoding TetR/AcrR family transcriptional regulator — protein: METKRQIKSSVKDESLIEMRREQMIQGAVKLFKEKGFHRTTTREIAKEAGFSIGTLYEYIRTKEDVLFLVCDSIYNEVNDRLYVLAKEEGTLKGLRSAIQQYFELIDDMSDEFVVMYQESKSLPKDALQYVLKKEMEMVALFENILQSCVELGELRINQDDIQMAAHHIVVQGQMWAFRRWALQKSYTIEKFIEIQTEQIFKGIVGTGEIHEEGKGV
- the icmF gene encoding fused isobutyryl-CoA mutase/GTPase IcmF; the encoded protein is MATIEVYKPKHHVRMVTASSLFDGHDASINIMRRIIQASGAEVIHLGHNRSVEEVVNAAIQENVQAIAMSSYQGGHVEYFKYMHDLLEEKGAPHIRIYAGGGGVIIPKEIKELHEYGIAWIFSPEDGRKMGLQGMINRMMEECDFETANDCKIEDLESVNTENPEVLAKLITYAEETYDKDDETAKAFMKKAKELSKNTPVFGITGTGGAGKSSLTDELIRRFLNELPDKKVAILSIDPTKQKTGGALLGDRIRMNSIFNKRVFMRSLATRGSRSELSGAMQDVLDIVKVAGYDLIIIETSGIGQGDADIADISDASMYVMTSEFGAPTQLEKIDMIDYADLIAINKFERKGSEDAMRQVQKQYQRSRMLFDKELDKMPVYGTIASQFNDKGTNSLFAAIVRVLNETYNLDWTTSYDDLAKAQKENVIIPVDRMHYLREISDAVRSYHRKSGVQEELTRKLFQLEGSINLVKEKSPDDVLVDSLQSLADSVREALTPESKKILANWETLKESYAGEEFVSKVRDREIRTLLRTTSLAGLKIPKIALPKYKDYGEILRWVYRENVPGSFPYTAGVFPFKREGEDPKRQFAGEGTPERTNRRFHYLSKGDDAKRLSTAFDSVTLYGEDPDERPDIYGKVGESGVSICTLEDMKKLYDGFDLCAPSTSVSMTINGPAPIILAMFMNTAIDQQVRIKEEELGRPLSIEEFTEVKEGTMQVVRGTVQADILKEDQGQNTCIFSTEFALRLMGDIQQYFIDKKVRNYYSVSISGYHIAEAGANPISQLAFTLANGFTYVEYYLSRGMNIDDFAPNLSFFFSNGLDPEYTVIGRVARRIWAVAMREKYGANDRSQKLKYHVQTSGRSLHAQEIDFNDIRTTLQALMALQDNCNSLHTNAYDEAITTPTEESVRRAMAIQMIITKEHGLSKNENPLQGAFIIDELTDLVEEAVLTEFDRLNDRGGVLGSMETQYQRGKIQEESMFYEMKKHTGELPIIGVNTYLNPNPPSEEDIDNMEIARATKDEKETQIINLRAFQQKHAGVAEKALQQLQQVAVSGGNIFAELMETVKVASLGQITNALYEVGGQYRRNM
- the rpoE gene encoding DNA-directed RNA polymerase subunit delta, which codes for MNIREMTKEQLAEESSIDIAYAVLAEKGENLTLRQLMDEVRKLNGVTVRAMAEKLPRINTDINIDGRFLSIDDIRWGLREWYPVDQLEVETAPVVRTRRKRKAVVDDDEDDIEDDEEIVDEDGFDLIDVDEEDDDDDVEDEDDLLEADEEEVEIDVDVDLLEDDEDEILPEDLIIDDEEEEEEEEE
- a CDS encoding CTP synthase, with the protein product MTKYIFVTGGVVSSLGKGITAASLGRLLKNHGLQVTIQKFDPYINVDPGTMSPYQHGEVFVTEDGAETDLDLGHYERFIDINLNKYSNVTMGKVYSSVLKKERRGDYNGATVQVIPHITNEIKDRILASGKNTNADVVITEVGGSVGDIESLPILEAIRQMKTDFNKNDIMYIHCTLIPYMKAAGEMKTKPTQHSVKELRSLGIQPDVIVVRSEQTVPQEMKDKIALFCSVRPEEVIEAVDADILYRMPLMLKEQKMDDIVIDHLQLKAGEADMSDLHALVDLVSSVSKKVQVALVGKYVELPDAYISAVEALSHAGYQFGTEVEVKWVDSEQVTSENVAELLGEVDGIIVPGGFGDRGIDGKIEAITYARENNVPFFGIALGMQLAAVEYARNVVGLKDAHSTEFNPETSNAIVRKDTDQNGTMRLGVYPIKIEKGTKANAAYEEELIYERHRNRYEFNNEYREQLEEAGLIFSGNSPNGQFVETIELGDHPFFVACQFHPEFASRPTRPQPLISAFVEATLSHQSGK